In Shewanella sp. VB17, a single genomic region encodes these proteins:
- a CDS encoding autotransporter outer membrane beta-barrel domain-containing protein — MKLSRVAAALGMALTLNQVQATTLNMDDRQPVPADANFVGKTFLWEVNRTSEFNLNHLLGNLTGDYDGVRYSAKFNDAFYVDVRGIDSGRLPGYKYLQNFYVEGTDSNTEIFNMVAVRAGISPPPTDTHRHDYILRTLNLDNIHLQVTDDKDLAALVGVPNAMPELLIYDAINLNSSKLTMGRITGGGNTPSELSFLGDHEINVMGAGNVIDIATATWNNTTVGDHSTSLNIAAGSDLTIANGTDIFNEFNGDLSMGSGSTLTIDKSQVVLTSEPPNPKFKSSVIDNATVNLSGTFGGSYASLQLTNPTIKNSTITLANNTSFRSYSRFIGGNGAGVVDFEGDNTINIGNGATFIGQAKSATTPNFGSFSFKNGTTTINGDSNAINTSNFQADTWFIDNATVNLSKVTAEQYVTTLNISNSTYKGRGFDFTNLSTLSVTDSTISGSVDFGKNVAVIWLNNSSTIDPGFSTQSGGTDQYARGMTFNFDRAIWQGNNTFISNIDPNGTEVVAGVPATTTYSNTLFINRTNVTGFDTLNIVLNSAGTTLPASDYATGGELGDGVYDVVILQDGATTDADNPTITLGGNMPALLTAAQVKTPSADNQVSVQLAELPAQALALHPSVTPAHQATTITQTLVQPSTGNTVQTQVTVTPTNNGGATQTVTTTTTTTGGGTSQTTSTSTLQPATGSNNLQNTANLLANNYTNGNETTITNLGSITNSQLSSHLNSIHAEPYSSNMTVALEHTDAVMNSVFSQFRNKAFSANSNGSIEDTTPTTRQGVWLDTGYIKGDVEGEDDLGNFEYSLSHLTLGIDIATFDKATLGVYVSAGSYDMDEHDRAIEDFSNDAYHLGLYMIQPDVGQWVLRTLLGYAYGDHSSSRLVQLSNTSSNVTADFKSHSIYAGIMATTNWYSNDWVSLSPELGFNYVYFEQQGFSEQGDPNLNLQLDDSDAQSIITSLGLSATFTSLFQHHAIYPEAYIRYEHDWYARKNNEHKVSAGFVANPDQKLDFAGQSRGENAISVGLGLTSDVTSAFQINGGINVTESTHGKESGGYIRASYQW; from the coding sequence ATGAAATTATCACGTGTAGCTGCAGCTTTAGGCATGGCATTAACATTAAATCAGGTGCAAGCCACTACCCTCAATATGGATGATAGGCAGCCGGTGCCCGCAGACGCAAACTTTGTTGGTAAAACGTTTTTATGGGAGGTGAATCGCACTAGTGAGTTCAATCTCAACCACCTATTGGGCAACCTAACGGGCGACTATGATGGCGTGCGCTATTCTGCTAAATTCAATGACGCATTTTATGTCGATGTCCGCGGTATCGACTCAGGCCGTCTACCTGGATATAAATATCTACAAAATTTTTACGTCGAAGGGACCGATTCGAATACAGAGATTTTTAACATGGTCGCTGTCAGAGCTGGCATTTCTCCTCCTCCTACTGATACTCATCGGCATGACTACATCCTGCGAACCTTAAATTTAGATAACATTCATTTACAAGTGACTGACGATAAAGACTTAGCAGCATTAGTGGGCGTCCCTAATGCTATGCCTGAGCTGCTGATTTACGATGCGATTAATTTAAATTCTTCAAAGCTCACTATGGGACGGATCACTGGTGGTGGTAATACTCCCAGTGAACTCTCCTTTCTTGGTGATCACGAGATCAATGTTATGGGGGCTGGTAATGTTATCGATATTGCTACCGCTACCTGGAATAACACAACGGTAGGGGATCATTCAACATCCTTGAATATTGCAGCTGGCAGTGACCTCACCATAGCAAATGGCACTGATATTTTTAACGAATTCAATGGTGATCTCAGCATGGGCAGTGGCTCAACACTGACCATTGATAAAAGCCAAGTGGTGCTAACCTCGGAACCACCAAATCCTAAATTCAAATCATCTGTCATCGATAATGCCACCGTTAATTTATCCGGCACATTTGGTGGTTCGTATGCAAGCTTGCAGCTAACCAACCCTACAATTAAAAATTCGACTATCACATTGGCTAACAATACGTCTTTTCGCTCCTATAGCCGTTTTATAGGCGGGAATGGTGCAGGCGTTGTGGATTTTGAAGGGGATAACACCATCAATATTGGCAACGGCGCGACCTTCATTGGCCAAGCTAAAAGCGCTACAACGCCGAATTTTGGTAGCTTTAGCTTTAAAAATGGCACAACAACGATAAATGGTGATAGCAATGCCATCAATACTTCAAACTTTCAAGCTGATACTTGGTTTATCGACAACGCGACGGTGAACTTAAGTAAGGTCACCGCCGAACAATATGTAACCACACTGAATATAAGCAACAGTACCTATAAGGGGCGTGGATTTGACTTTACTAACCTTTCAACCTTAAGTGTTACAGATTCAACCATTTCAGGTTCAGTGGATTTTGGTAAGAATGTTGCAGTAATTTGGCTGAATAATAGTTCCACAATTGACCCCGGCTTCAGCACACAATCAGGAGGAACCGATCAATATGCTCGAGGCATGACATTTAATTTTGATCGAGCTATTTGGCAAGGGAACAATACGTTTATCTCTAATATAGATCCCAACGGAACTGAAGTCGTTGCGGGAGTTCCGGCAACAACAACTTACTCAAATACACTTTTCATTAATCGGACAAATGTCACCGGCTTTGACACATTAAATATTGTATTAAACTCAGCAGGTACCACTTTACCCGCAAGTGACTATGCAACAGGTGGCGAGTTAGGCGATGGCGTCTATGATGTGGTCATTTTACAGGATGGTGCAACAACGGATGCAGATAATCCAACCATTACCTTAGGCGGCAATATGCCGGCTTTGTTAACTGCCGCGCAAGTCAAAACACCCAGTGCCGATAATCAGGTCAGTGTTCAGCTAGCTGAACTGCCCGCTCAGGCATTAGCCCTCCACCCTAGTGTCACACCGGCTCATCAGGCAACGACGATCACACAAACGCTTGTCCAGCCAAGTACAGGTAACACGGTTCAAACACAAGTCACTGTCACTCCAACTAATAATGGCGGTGCTACCCAGACAGTAACCACGACCACAACGACAACCGGAGGCGGAACAAGTCAAACCACTAGCACATCAACACTACAACCTGCAACGGGCTCAAATAACCTGCAAAATACAGCTAATTTATTAGCCAATAACTATACTAATGGTAACGAGACCACCATAACTAATCTTGGTAGCATAACAAATAGTCAATTATCCAGCCATTTAAACAGTATTCATGCAGAACCCTATTCATCCAATATGACGGTTGCCCTTGAACATACAGATGCTGTAATGAATTCAGTATTTTCTCAATTTAGAAATAAAGCCTTTTCAGCTAATAGTAATGGCTCCATTGAAGATACAACACCAACAACCCGCCAAGGTGTGTGGTTAGATACAGGTTACATTAAAGGGGATGTTGAAGGTGAAGATGATTTAGGGAATTTTGAATACAGTTTATCACATCTCACTTTAGGTATTGATATCGCAACATTCGATAAAGCCACTCTAGGTGTATACGTTTCTGCCGGAAGCTATGACATGGATGAGCATGACAGGGCGATAGAAGATTTTTCGAATGACGCCTATCACTTGGGTTTGTATATGATTCAACCCGATGTCGGTCAATGGGTACTACGAACACTACTCGGTTATGCTTATGGCGATCACAGTTCATCACGCCTCGTACAATTATCTAATACGAGTAGTAACGTTACTGCTGATTTTAAAAGTCATAGTATTTATGCTGGAATAATGGCTACAACGAATTGGTATAGCAACGATTGGGTGTCATTATCACCTGAGCTTGGATTTAATTATGTCTACTTTGAGCAGCAAGGTTTTTCAGAGCAGGGTGATCCCAACTTGAATCTGCAACTGGATGACAGTGATGCACAATCTATTATTACATCCCTCGGGTTAAGCGCGACTTTCACTAGCCTTTTTCAACATCATGCTATTTATCCTGAAGCGTATATCCGTTATGAGCATGACTGGTATGCGAGAAAAAATAACGAACATAAAGTCAGTGCAGGATTTGTTGCAAACCCTGATCAAAAACTGGATTTTGCAGGCCAAAGTCGTGGTGAAAATGCGATAAGTGTCGGCTTAGGCCTGACCAGTGATGTGACAAGTGCTTTTCAAATTAACGGCGGGATAAATGTCACTGAATCTACACACGGTAAAGAAAGCGGTGGGTATATCAGAGCAAGTTATC